From a region of the Deinococcus terrestris genome:
- a CDS encoding lipid II:glycine glycyltransferase FemX, whose product MRLTLVPTQDPRVYDDAVRSLPITSPLQGWGYGEARRTLGQEPLRFLIQGQGGQTVGALQLLRKRLVPGFSTLYAPRGPALESLDLLPAVAEAARKIARPGDALLKIEPPHPVPADGRAVVPSEYGPFRRAETEQPEHTIVADLTRSEDDLFAGLHSMARRNVRAAAKLGVVAGRDDDFGAFWEIFTATNERAKLGAFPRAYYETMLREGNAYGGEAYLVLSRYEGKALAGGFFLAMGTTTAYLFGGSVRDDRVQPDGTPYKDAKAPDAFYWNAMLDAKRRGYELFDFWGIPRVLDESKHSYGVFKMKLKFSEQRVWYPAYDLSLNPAAPAIVRALRWRKTQNNLRKRGSADDVL is encoded by the coding sequence ATGCGCCTGACCCTCGTGCCCACCCAGGACCCCCGCGTGTACGACGACGCCGTTCGTTCCCTCCCCATCACCAGTCCCCTTCAGGGATGGGGGTACGGGGAGGCGCGGCGCACGCTGGGGCAGGAGCCGCTGCGCTTTCTGATTCAGGGCCAGGGGGGGCAGACGGTGGGGGCACTGCAACTGCTGCGCAAGCGCTTGGTGCCTGGATTCTCGACCCTGTATGCCCCGCGCGGCCCGGCGCTCGAATCGCTCGACCTGCTGCCCGCCGTGGCCGAGGCCGCCCGCAAGATCGCCCGCCCCGGCGACGCCCTGCTCAAGATCGAGCCGCCGCACCCCGTCCCCGCCGACGGCCGCGCGGTCGTCCCCTCCGAATACGGCCCCTTTCGCCGGGCCGAAACCGAGCAACCCGAGCACACCATCGTGGCCGACCTGACCCGCTCCGAGGACGACCTCTTCGCGGGGCTGCACTCGATGGCCCGGCGCAACGTCCGCGCCGCCGCCAAGCTCGGCGTGGTGGCGGGCCGCGACGACGACTTCGGGGCCTTCTGGGAGATTTTCACGGCCACCAACGAGCGGGCCAAGCTCGGCGCCTTTCCCCGCGCCTACTACGAGACGATGCTGCGCGAGGGCAATGCGTATGGCGGCGAGGCTTACCTCGTGCTGTCGCGCTACGAGGGCAAGGCGCTCGCGGGCGGCTTTTTCCTGGCGATGGGCACCACGACCGCCTACCTCTTTGGCGGCAGCGTGCGCGACGACCGGGTGCAGCCGGACGGCACGCCGTACAAGGACGCCAAGGCCCCCGACGCCTTTTACTGGAACGCCATGCTGGACGCCAAGCGCCGGGGCTACGAGCTGTTCGACTTCTGGGGCATTCCGCGCGTCCTCGACGAGAGCAAGCATTCCTACGGCGTGTTCAAGATGAAGCTCAAGTTCTCCGAGCAGCGGGTCTGGTACCCCGCCTACGACCTCAGCCTCAACCCGGCGGCCCCGGCCATCGTCCGGGCGCTGCGCTGGCGCAAGACGCAAAATAACCTCCGCAAGCGGGGCAGCGCCGACGACGTGCTGTAG